In Streptococcus mitis, the DNA window GGAATATCATTCTTGAAAGTAACTTAGCCTTAGAAAAAATACGAGAACAGGTTCATACTCTAATAAAGGAAAAAATTGGAGCTGATCTCAAAATAATCATTAAGAATAAGGATGATTTTGAAAAAATTGTCCAAGAAAACCCGTTTGGAGAACACTATCTTTATGACCGTATACACGTGATTTTTTATCAAGAATCTATTCAAAGTCTCCCTTTAGAAAAATTGAAAATTGATTACGGCGAAGAAGAAATTTGTGTCGGTAACCATTGTCTCTACCTCTATCTCCCTAGAACTGCAAAACAAAAAAAGCTCAATACTAACTATCTTGAAAAACTTTTCAATGTAGATTTGACCATGCGAAAACTAAATGTGGTAGAAAAATTATTAAGCAAATAGTGCTTGAATTTAGTAAAAATCGGAAGAATGCTCCTCCGATTTTATTTTGTTTGAGTTTGGACATAGTGGGCAATGACATCTGATGTGTATTGGGCAGTGCCAGTTCCAAATTTGTCAATGTTTTCCTTAAACTCTGGGTTATAAACATATCCCTTACCGATATGGCCGAATACTTCAATCGTACAATCAAATCCATAAGTACGAATAGCTTGCAAGAGTTTGGCTGCTTCTTCTTGATTTTCGGTTGCTGTTACAGGTAGACCAGATTGAAGATTTTGTGCCAATGCTTGAAAGACTTGATTGAAGGTAGCCGTAGCCTCATCTTCGTGACCTTTTTGGCGCTCCAGCGCTTGGTCCATGACTTCTTGTCCATATTTCTCTACCGCCTCTTGGTGGTATTTTTGATGGTCTTGATAGTTAAATCCAGCGAATTTCTCTTGAATGCTCATTTTTCTTTCTCCTTTTTGTTCTTGAATGGTTTTTTGCAAGGTGGAAATCAAGGTATCCAGATGTTGCCTTTCTCGAGTCAAATAGTCCAACTGCCTGGTCAAATGAGGCAATAAATCTGTCCTTTCTTCCTTTAATAGCTCTGCTATTTTTTCTAAAGAAAAACCTAGATATTTGTAATAAAGAATGACCTGAAGTCGTTCCAAATCCTCCTGACTGTAGGTTCGATAACCGTTTTCCGATTTTAAAGGAACCAAAAGCCCTATCTTATCGTAGTGGTGTAGGGTCTTGACAGAGACGCCCGAAAGCTGCGCAGCTTCTTTTATATGGTACATGATTTCCTCCTTATACTCAATGAAAATCGAAGAGCAAACTAGGAAGCTAGCCGCAGGCTGTACTTGAGTACGGCAAGGCGACGCTGACGTGGTTTGAATTTGATTTTCGAAGAGTATTACATTGATAGTATAACCCCTACCCTTAGGTCAGAGTCAAGCGTTTTTGCGAAATTTTTTACTTTATCATAACATGAAAATGGTTTTCTTGACAGACCTTAGAAAACATGATAGGATAGTCAAGTCTATTAATCAAAAGAAACGCTCATTTTGAGTACTTATGAGGCTAGTTGCCAAGGGCAGTAGCTTTTTCTTTTGTAACACTAATTTTAGGAGTTTAACTATGTCTGAAAAATCGCAATGGGGTTCTAAACTGGGCTTTATCCTCGCATCTGCTGGTTCAGCCATCGGACTTGGTGCCGTTTGGAAATTCCCCTACATGACTGCTGCTAACGGTGGAGGAGGATTTTTACTGGTCTTTCTCGTTTCCACTATTTTAATCGGTTTCCCTCTCTTGCTTGCTGAATTTGCCCTCGGCCGAAGCGCTGGTGTTTCAGCTATCAAAACCTTTGGAAAACTAGGCAAGAATAGTAAGTACAACTTTATCGGTTGGATTGGTGCCTTTGCCCTCTTTATCCTCTTATCTTTCTACAGTGTTATTGGAGGATGGATTCTAGTCTATCTAGGCATTGAGTTTGGGAAATTGTTCCAGCTTGGTGGAACGGGGGATTATGCTCAATTATTTACTTCCATCATTTCAAATCCAGCCATTGCCCTCGGAGCTCAAGCAGCCTTTATCTTATTGAATATCTTTATTGTATCACGTGGGGTTCAAAAAGGTATTGAAAGAGCTTCTAAGGTCATGATGCCCCTGCTCTTTATTATCTTTGTTGTCATCATTGGGCGCTCTCTCAGTTTGCCAAATGCCATGGAAGGGGTTCTTTACTTCCTCAAACCAGACTTTTCAAAACTGACCAGTGCTGGTCTCCTCTATGCTCTGGGACAATCTTTCTTTGCCCTCTCACTAGGGGTTACAGCCATGCTGACCTATGCTTCTTACTTGGATAAGAAAACCAATCTGGTCCAATCAGGAATCTCCATCGTAGCCATGAATATCTCGGTATCCATCATGGCAGGTCTCGCCATTTTCCCAGCTATGTCAGCATTCAATATCCAGTCTGAAGGGGGACCGAGCTTGCTCTTTATCGTCTTGCCTCAACTCTTTGACAAGATGCCTTTTGGAACCATTTTCTACATTCTCTTCCTCTTGCTCTTCCTCTTTGCGACAGTCACTTCTTCCGTCGTTATGCTGGAAATCAATGTGGGTAATATCACTAATCAGGACAACAGTAAGCGTGCTAAATGGAGTGCTATTTTAGGAATCTTGACCTTTATCTTTGGAATTCCTTCAGCCCTGTCTTATGGTATCATGGTGGATGTTCACATTTTTGGGAAGACCTTCTTTGATGCTATGGATTTCTTGGTTTCTAATCTTCTTATGCCATTTGGAGCTCTCTGCCTTTCACTCTTTACAGGCTACATCTTTAAAAAAGTTCTTGCCATGGAGGAACTGCATCTTGATGAAAGAGCATGGAAACAGGGACTTTTCCAAGTCTGGCTCTTCCTTCTTCGTTTCATCATTCCAATCATCATCATCGTGGTCTTTATCGCCCAATTTATATAATCAAAAAGGACTTGAGTAATGAACTCAGGCCCTTTCTTTTTTATGGATGGCTAACAATTAATTCCAAACCTTGCCCTTCCAGAGTCCAAGCTTCAACATCACTTGGTAGGATAAAGTGGCTACCTTTTTGGATTGGATAGTTCTTTCCATCAACAGTTAGCTGACCTTGGCCAGCTAAGACACTAAACAAACTGTAATCAGCTGTCTTTTCAAAATCAACTTTTCCAGTGATTTCCCACTTGTAAACTGCAAAGAAATCATTGGATACAAGAAGAGTGGAACGCAAATCATCTGCTTTAACAGTTACAGGTCGGCTATTTGCAGGCTCGCCAATGTTCAATACATCAATGGATTTTTCAAGGTGAAGTTCACGCAAGTTACCATTATCATCCTTACGGTCAAAGTCATAGACGCGATAGGTGGTGTCACTAGATTGTTGGGTTTCAAGAATCAAGATACCTGCACCGATGGCGTGCATGGTGCCACTTGGTACATAGAAGAAATCACCAGCCTTGACAGGGACTTTTGTTAATAAACCATCCCAGTCTTTCGCTTCGATTTGCTGGCGAAGTTCTTCTTTTGACTTGGCATTGTGACCGTAAATAATCTCTGAACCTTCATCCGCAGCGATGATATACCAGCATTCTGTTTTTCCAAGTTCACCTTCATGCTCGAGTCCATAAGCATCATCTGGGTGAACTTGGACGCTGAGCCAGTCGTTGGCATCAAGGATTTTAGTCAAAAGCGGAAATACAGGTTCTGGACGGTTGCCAAACAATTCACGGTGTTCTGCATACAAAGTAGCTAGATCTGTTCCCTCGTAGCGACCATTGGCAACCTTAGAGACACCATTTGGATGAGCTGAGATGGCCCAGTATTCCCCGATTTTTTCACTAGGGATGTCGTAGCCAAACTCATCACGTAGCTTGGTACCACCCCAGATTTTTTCTTGCATAACTGATTGTAAAAATAATGGTTCTGACATCTTGATCTCCTGTCTGATTTTTCTCCCCTCATTATAGCAAAAAAAGAGTTCCATTAGAACTCTTTTTCATATCTTATAAAGTAGGGAGAAGATTTTATAAAAATAGTGAACAAATGTGCTCTACTCAATGCTTGCACCATTGCTGGCAATGACATCCTTGTACCAGTAGAAGGATTTCTTCTTGCTACGTTTGAGACTTCCATGACCAGCATTATCTCGATCTACATAGATAAAGCCATAGCGCTTATTCATTTCGCCTGTTCCAGCTGAAACCAGATCGATACATCCCCAAGTCGTATAACCAAGCAAGTCAACTCCATCTTGGTAAATGGCATCTCTCATAGCCTTGATATGATCCTCTAAGTAAGCAATCCGATAATCATCTGCTACATAACCATTCTCATCCGGTGTATCCATAGCACCGAGTCCATTTTCTACAATGAACATAGGTTTTTGATAACGATCCCAGATGGCATTGAGGGTGATGCGAAGACCAAGTGGGTCAATCTGCCATCCCCATTCTGAGGATTCAAGATAAGGATTTTTGAGAGAGGCAAAAACATTTCCAGCAGTTAATTCTTTAACTTCTGGATCACCTGAGGCTACTCGACTTGCATAGTAAGAGAAGGAAACAAAGTCAACAGTATTGTTCTTCAACAAGTCCAGATCCTCTGCCGTCATTTGAATCTCAATCCCCTCACGCTCCCACTGCTTCTTGGCGTAGTTTGGGTATTCCCCACGCGCTTGAATATCAATGAAGAAGTAACTCTTGCGATCTTCATCCATGGCTGCCCAGTAGTCTCTCGGATGGGCTGTGTTAGGATAATATTGACCTGCCGCCAACATACATCCCACCTTGTTTTCTGGGTCAATTTCATGGGCAAGCTTAGTCGCCATGGCTGAAGCTACTAGCTCATGGTGGGCAGCCTGATATTTAACCTGTTCTTGATTTTCTCCTTCTTCAAAACAGAGACCAGCTCCCATAAAGGGGGCATGAAGAATCATGTTGATTTCATTAAAGGTAAGCCAGTATTTGACCAAACCCTTATAGCGGGTAAAGAGCGTGCGACAAAGTTTTTCATAGAAGTCTAACATACGTCGATTGCGCCATCCACCGTACTCTTCAATCAAGTGCATAGGACAGTCGAAATGAGTAATGGTTACCAGAGGTTGGATTCCATACTTATGACATTCCTTAAACAAATCCTCATAAAAGGCTAGACCAGCTTCATTTGGCTCGGTTTCATCTCCCTTAGAAAAATCCGAGTCCAAGCAATGGAAAGCCGATAAGTCTTAAAGCCCATCTCTGCAAAAAGAGCAATATCTTCCTTGTAATGATGGTACATATCAATGGCTTCTTTTGCTGGGTAAAAATAGCCCTCCTCAAACGAAAACATCTTTTTCTGACCTGTGATAATGGCTTCACGGTCAGGACCGATTGGGACGACATCAACGTTCGCTAATCCACGACCATCTAAATTATAAGCACCTTCACATTGATTAGCAGCCGTAGCACCACCCCAGAGGAAACCATCAGGAAATTGTAGTATTTCTGTCATCACTTTATCTCACTTGACTTGATAGTCCTATTATACTAAAAAGAGGACAAAAAGTTTGGAACTATCTGGGTAATGATGGGCCTGAGCTGGCTTTTATATTTAATACAAAAACAAGCAAGAATTTGGGAATTTTGTTATAAAAATGTAAACTATCACAGCCTTGTGATAAGAAAAAGACCGGATTGCTCCGATCTGTTTAATCCATAAAATGTAAAAATGAATAGCTCTTGTCAATTAATGGATGGACTGATTGATTGTCATTAAGCCGTGGTTAATGATTGCTGCAATATCTTCAAGACCATGCAAAATAAAACTTCCTACAATCAAACCTATAATAATTGAACAGATAATCATGGTCACACAGATTAGATAAATATCCTTTTTTTTTCATCTCTTTCCTCCTACTATCTATTCATGGAGATATTTCAATCCCAAGTTCCAATGAGATAAGAAAACCTACTTACTACAGCTATTTACAAAATATTCCTCCTTTCCACATCAGTCTTATTTTCTACTATTATATTTTTATTATAAGGTTTTAAGAAAACGCTGTCAATAATTCATATGCAATTTCTTTATTATTAAACAAAGTATAAATTTCTAATTATCTTTTTATATTTTCTTAAATGCTCGTAAAGCCTTATTCTATGTGCTTTCGAGTATTTTTACTGTAGGAAGATACTTCACGTTTCTTTGCATATTTCCTCATGTCTTAGCTGTCAGAAGTGGTAAATAAGTAGTAAATTCATTTGTACTACTAAGCAACAAGACGCTCCTGTTGCTTCTCTTTATTCAAGCGTTTCATTTCTGCCATTGCAGAATCGAATGTTGCATGTGCGTAATAGTTCAGCGTCATGGCTATATTAGCATGTCCCATAATGTACTGTAATGCCTTTGGATTCATTCCTGCATTTGCATAGTTGGTACAGAATGTATGTCGCAAACTATGTGGAGTGATGTGTGGCAATTTATCCTCGTTATACTTATTGTATTTCTTAACAAGACCTTTCATCATGCCGTTGTAATCACTTGCCACTTTTGGATAGTTCTTTCTATTAAGAAAGAGGAAATCACTATATCCATCAATCTCAACACGCTTATCATTCTTTCGATTCGCTAACACTCGCTTAAATGCTTGATAGGCTTCTTCAACCATAGGAACTTGACGTTCGCCACTTTTGGTCTTTGGTGTTTCAATGTAGTACCCAATTTCAGTATCTCTCAATAGCTGATGGTCTATATTGACAAGACGATTCTCAAAATCTAAATCTGGAAGTGTCAAACCACCAAACTCTGAAATACGAAGACCTGTTTTTAAGAGTATCAGAATTTCATCATAATTTTTGCTGTAGGTTTTATCAGCTTTTGCAAAGGCTAACAGTTTTTCTTCCTGTTCTTCTGTTAGTACGGTCTTAGGGACAGTATCATCATCAAGAACTGCTTTCAGTTGAAAGTCAAATGGATTCTTCCGAACACAATCATCTTGTATAGCAATATAGAATGAAGCCTTTAAAGAACGTTTGTAGTTATTGATGGTTTGATAAGCATAACCATTTTCACTCATTCTAATAGCCCATTCTTTAGCGTCTGATGGCTTAATACTGTCAATACTTCTTACACCTAACTTGTCTTTCTTCAAAATATCCATAAGATATTTGCGTCCAGTTTCAGTGTTTTTTCTAACCTTTGGTCTTTGAGCGTTCTGTTTTGCGTAAAGCTGGCAGAGTGTCATTTTCTTTCCTACAACATCAATACCATCATGAATGTCTTTCTGTAACTCTGCGATTTTCTCTCTAAGTGAGATACAATCACGCTTTCCTGCTGGTACTCGGTCTGTAGCCACAAGTTTCCACGAGTAAACAAATTGCGGTTCTCCAAATGAATCTATATATTTGTATAAGTATCTTCCGTCTTTTCGTTGGCTCTCTCCAGTCTTTAAGATTCGACCTTTATTGTCACGTCTTTTTTCTGACATGGCATTTGCTCCTTTCCTTTATGGAAAGAGCCTTGATACGACTTAATACTATTTTATCATATACAAGACCCTTTGGCGACGCTAGATTGCGTCCAATGTATCTATAATTTTTTCAAATTGTTTTCGTTTAATCTGAATACGATTGCCATTCATAATCAGCCAATTTGCATTTTTATTTTCCTCTGCCAAGCGTCGTAGCTTGTTTTCGCCAATACGAAAATATTTTGACGCTTCTTCAATGGTTAGGGTATAACGTTCCCAAATAGGAATGTCAGTCTGCTTCATAAAATCCTCCTTTCCAAATCACTTATTTGGATTTCATAAAAGTTGTTTTACCAGCAATCGAACAGCTTTAGCAAAGCTCACGGGCATTTCACCCCTGCATGATTTTCATGTAGCCGTACCCATTGTCTGCGACGCTACTAACGCTCGGACTGTGGCTATACGGGAGTATCATTATCACGATAAGAAAGTCATGGCAACAATCCTGCTAAAGATTGTTTACGAAGTTTTAACATGAATCGCTCGCTATCTTCATAGATCATGGCGTGTTAGTTCGTTGGCTCTTTTCTTATCGAAACGTATTCGATTGGCTTTATTCAATTGTCAAAGAACGTTTGGCTTGTTAGCCTATCAAAACATACTGAACATACAGTAGGCTTTGATGGAATAACAAACCTCCCAAATCGGGAAGCGTGGAACGGTTCAACACGCTTCCACGAAAAAATGAGATTATTTAATTTCGAACGCTAAAATCTTGGTGATGAGTTTTGTTTCCATTCTGCCACGTAGGGTTTCATCAATAACCATATGAGAATTGCCATATTCGTCTGTCATGCGACGCAAAGAACGTTTTGAGGTATACCCTCGATAATGTTTAACAATCTGATTAATTGCTTCCACGTCGCCATCTGTCGCCTTTACAATGAGGGGGAAGGGAACCCTTGGATAGGCTGTTTTCATTCTTTACACTCCTTCATGAATTCTTTAATCATGGCTAGTCCACTTATTCGATGACGATAAACTGTTGAACGATTTACATTTAGTAATTCTGCAATTTCCACATCACTCATATCCATAAAATAATGAAGTAAAATGATGTTCCGCTTGTTCTCTGGAAGGTGGCGTAAGGCTTCGCTTAACAAATCACTTTCAACATTGATTCTTAATCCATACAATGTGAATAGTTGAAAATCAGTGACATACGTATCAACCGTAGAAAAAGAGGTGACAAGGTAGTTATCTATTTCAGAAAATGAAACTTCTTTTTTGGACAGTCTGCTTAGATGTTTGAAATAATCTTTCCGTTCATCTTCAATGGCTTGTTTGCAGATATAGTCAAACTGATTTTCTATGGTTTCTTGAAAAGAAGATGGTTTCATGTTTTTCACCCCCTTTCTGTCGTGAAAGGGAGTGGCATGTACTTCTTTATCTCCCTTCATACTAAGTCCCGACACGAAAGGGGGATTTGTTGCATAAGTGAAGAAAAATCTTAAAAGATATTCACGAAGTAGCCAAAAAAACACATAAACAGATTGTTTTCTCTGTTCATGCGCTTCAATTGTTCTGTCTATACGATTTGTAAAACCACATTGATGGTCATATTTATCTAGTGTAGGTGGGTAAGTTTTTTTGATAAGAACCTAATTAAGAGAATTAGATAGTGACGTATCTTTTTCATGGCGACTGTGACCTCCATTCAGTCGCCAATTTTATCTACTTTTTAGCAGCATAACTAAATTTTATATAGTTGTATGGGTAAATAAAATCAGCGACCTTTCTATTTGAGATTGGATTTATCACATTCATAAGCATAATAGCGCTCTTAAAAGAACTCACAAACTACATAACACGTTTTTCTATACCTGTTTCCACTTGGATAGGAACAGTAAAATGTATAGAGGTGGTTTATTATGCGTAAAAAAGAAGATAAATACGATTTTAGAGCCGTTGGTCTAGCGATTAAAGAGGCTCGAATAAAACGTGGTCTCACCCGTGAACAAGTAGGAACAATCATTGAAATTGACCCACGTTATTTAACAAATATAGAAAATAAAGGGCAACACCCAAGTACACAGGTGCTTTATGATCTTGTATCATTACTCCATGTGTCTATTGATGAATTTTTCTTACCTACAGATAATTTGATAAAAAGCACTCGAAGGCTACAGATAGAAAAATACATGGATAGCTTTACAGACAAAGAACTATCCTTAATGGAAGCACTAGCAAAAGGTATCAATGAAGCAAGAAATATTGAAGGCTAGTCAGTAAAATTCAGATAAACAAAAAGAGCCGATAAGATGAGAGTTTCATTTCTCAAATTATCGGCTCTGCGTCTTGGCGTCTGGCTCTTTGATTGTTATTATATTCATTTTTTGAACATTAATTAAAGTTTCGTTCTTACATTTGGGGCAGTATAAAGGGAAATTTTTAAGTATAGTATCCACTCGTATTCGTAGTCTTGTTTTATTTCCACAAATAGGACACAATATCCACTTGTAGTTTATAATAACAATCTCCTCCTTTCCACTTTAATTCAAATCTATATTAAAGAATATTTCATCTTATTTAATAAGAAACCATATTTATATAACAACATAAAACGACTAAGTTATTTTATTGAACATATATCTTACTTTATCTATCCGACTATTTAGACGACGGGGCTGGCAAACAGGTTCACCGGTAGTAACATGGTACCCTTTTAACTCTGTTAAACAAACACTACGTCCATTTGTAAAGAAAGTTAAATCACTACGATATTCTTGAATACACCGAGCAGGGATTTCTCCACTAAGAATGACCTCATTATTTTTCAATTGAGTGTCTACGATGTTCGCACAATATTTAGGAGCATCGTTGTATGCTCGTGAAAGATATTCCTGTGGCGCATAAATTTTAAAACTAAGATATGGCTCTAACAATTCTGTTCCAGCTTTTTTTAAGACTTGTTCCAATACAATAGGAGCAAGCATCCGAAAATCTGCTGGGGTACTAACAGGGCTATAGTATAAGCCATACTTAAAACAGATTTTACAGTCCGTCACATTCCAACCATACAATCCTTGTTCACAGCCATAGCGTATCCCCTCCATAACTGCATTTTGAAACGATTGATTTAAGTATCCAAGAGAAACCGAGCTCTCATACTGTACTCCGCTCCCTAATGGAAGCGGTGCTACAGATAGACCAATGGAAGCCCAGAAAGGATTCGGTGGAACTTCGATGTGAATGGTATACTCTGCTTTTTTTAACGGTCTTTCCATATAAATGACTGTAGGCTCTTTTATTTCTATCTCCACATGATACTTTTCTTGCAGCAGAGCACAAGTCACTTCCATTTGTACTTTCCCTAAGAAAGAAAGTATGATTTCATGTGTCGCAGAATCCACATAATATCGCAGAAGCGGGTCACTGTCGGAGATTTCTAAAAGTGCATCAAGTAACATTTCCCTTTGTTGAGGTTTGCTCGGTTCAACAGTCGTTTGCAGCAGAGGGAGGGGATTTTCAATTCTCTCTCTCTGTGGCAATAGCTTTGTATCTCCAAGAACACTATTTAACTTCAAAAACTCATTCTGCAAAATAACAATTTCCCCGGAATAAGCCTTATCGATTTTACATAATTCACCATTTATTGAAGTATACATTTCTGTAATTTTTATTTTTTCCTTTTCCGATATTCTAACCGAATCTCGCAAATGCAGTACGCCACTATAAAGACGTATATATGCAAGACGCTGTCTTTTTTCCGAATACTCAATTTTGAAAACTTTTCCGCAAAGTTCAGACTGACCTCGATGTGTTGATGAATAAAATTTATTCGTAATCACTTCTATAAGGTTATCAATCCCTATATTGTTTTTTGCACTTCCGTGATAAACAGGGAACAGGGAACAATTATGAAATCTTATGCTTTCCTCTTGTTTGAGTTCCAATGCTTCTAATGATTTACCGGACATATATTTCTCTAAAAGGTCATCGTTTCCCTCTATTACCGTATCCCATTGTTCAGATTCGGTAAAGTTCGTCACACACATATTAGGATACAGTTCTACCTTCTGTTTGATTACAATTTCGGCAGAAAGTTTCTCTTTAATATCCTGATAAACCGTTGATAAATCAATTCCATTTTGGTCAATCTTATTGATAAAAAAGATTGTGGGAATCCCCATTTTCCTAAGTGCATGAAATAATATACGAGTTTGTGCTTGTACGCCATCTTTTGCAGAAATCAGTAGAATTGCCCCATCTAAAACTGATAATGAACGATATACTTCTGCTAAGAAATCCATATGTCCTGGCGTGTCTATGATGTTCACCTTCGTATTTTCCCACTGAAAAGAGGTTATCGCCGTCTGAATTGTAATTCCTCTCTGACGTTCTAAAAGCGTATTATCCGTTTTCGTTGTACCTCTGTCCACGCTTCCTAATTCTGTAATCGCTCCACTGTTATATAATAAGCTTTCTGTTAAGGTAGTTTTTCCCGCATCAACATGAGCTAAAACTCCAATATTAATAATTTTCATGTGATTTTCCTCCATTCAAAAGCCCAAAAGGGCATCCAATTATTTGTTCCCACTATCAAATTGACAGTTTATTTAAGAATACCTTGCCGCATATTTATTAACTCCTTTTAAATAGATACTTAAATTATAGCACGTAAGAGCATATTTGTAAAGGAATCTCCAATTTTTTATCAAAGAGAGTACGTGATTACAAAATAGCTGTAATAATGTACCAATATTTGTTATTTTACAATCTTCCAATTACTCCCGTTCTTTTCAAGTACCAAATCAAATTGAGATACCTGCGTTGCTTTGGTCTGCTGGTCGATATACTCCACTGTCAGCGATACCGTGACTTGATTATCCTTACGATTGTGAATAGGATTTACCAGTTCTTGAAAGATGTACTCTTTTCCGATTGGTTTTAATATCCCGTCATTCACATAGTAGGAAAGTTCACTGGCTGTCGCTGTAGGATAGAGCTTGAAGAACGTCGTTAAAAACTCATTGATTTCATTGGTTGTAATGGAATCAACCGTCCCCTCACTTTCAATGGCTTTTGGTTTATAACTTGATTTCTTAGGTATGTTGGTAATGGTCGGATTCTTAACCAGTACCATATTTCCAGAACCATCTACATAGACACTCACTATATAAGCAGAGTGGACGGTCTTTGTATTTTCTCCCTCTGTAATGAGCTGGTCTACACTGTAGGTTACATTAAACTCATTGTCGCCAGTTGGCTCTACCGTCCATATCTGAAATCCTCTTACAGAAGACGATACAGGAATATCTTTGCGTACTGTATCAACATTGAGAGCTTGAAGTTCATCTGTCAGATAGCCTTTTAGACTTTCCATTCGATTATCAATGGACTTATCGGATTGCTCCCATGAATAGTAGACTTTCGCAAAGTTCTCTACAAAATTTTCTACATGATGAGTATCAACGTATTCCTTTTCTATGATAGTTGTTTCGTGAATAGTATGAGTATCTATAGCTGTAAAGTGCTTGAATATCGCAAAGCCGAAATGTTTTTCGCCAGCTTCAGCAGGAAACACCACCACAATATCATCTGCTCTTTGAACATCAGAATAGAGATTATAGCTTCTTGATAAGACAGTTAGCCGTCCGTTGATTCTTCGCTGAACGACTTTATCCTCGCCAGCAAATTCTAAATTGCCGAATGTTTTTTCCATGTTGGGAATCACAAATTTAAGTTCCATATTTTTACCTATCCTTTCTTTTTTATTGGCTGAATGAATGTTTGATGGTCTTAAAGAGTGGGGAACGACCTTTTGATTCTTGATTTTTTGTTTTCATAAGTTCACTTCCTTTCAAAAT includes these proteins:
- a CDS encoding helix-turn-helix domain-containing protein, whose amino-acid sequence is MKTAYPRVPFPLIVKATDGDVEAINQIVKHYRGYTSKRSLRRMTDEYGNSHMVIDETLRGRMETKLITKILAFEIK
- a CDS encoding cysteine-rich KTR domain-containing protein, which produces MNYKWILCPICGNKTRLRIRVDTILKNFPLYCPKCKNETLINVQKMNIITIKEPDAKTQSR
- a CDS encoding MerR family transcriptional regulator — protein: MYHIKEAAQLSGVSVKTLHHYDKIGLLVPLKSENGYRTYSQEDLERLQVILYYKYLGFSLEKIAELLKEERTDLLPHLTRQLDYLTRERQHLDTLISTLQKTIQEQKGERKMSIQEKFAGFNYQDHQKYHQEAVEKYGQEVMDQALERQKGHEDEATATFNQVFQALAQNLQSGLPVTATENQEEAAKLLQAIRTYGFDCTIEVFGHIGKGYVYNPEFKENIDKFGTGTAQYTSDVIAHYVQTQTK
- a CDS encoding RNA polymerase sigma factor, which codes for MKPSSFQETIENQFDYICKQAIEDERKDYFKHLSRLSKKEVSFSEIDNYLVTSFSTVDTYVTDFQLFTLYGLRINVESDLLSEALRHLPENKRNIILLHYFMDMSDVEIAELLNVNRSTVYRHRISGLAMIKEFMKECKE
- a CDS encoding sodium-dependent transporter, whose product is MSEKSQWGSKLGFILASAGSAIGLGAVWKFPYMTAANGGGGFLLVFLVSTILIGFPLLLAEFALGRSAGVSAIKTFGKLGKNSKYNFIGWIGAFALFILLSFYSVIGGWILVYLGIEFGKLFQLGGTGDYAQLFTSIISNPAIALGAQAAFILLNIFIVSRGVQKGIERASKVMMPLLFIIFVVIIGRSLSLPNAMEGVLYFLKPDFSKLTSAGLLYALGQSFFALSLGVTAMLTYASYLDKKTNLVQSGISIVAMNISVSIMAGLAIFPAMSAFNIQSEGGPSLLFIVLPQLFDKMPFGTIFYILFLLLFLFATVTSSVVMLEINVGNITNQDNSKRAKWSAILGILTFIFGIPSALSYGIMVDVHIFGKTFFDAMDFLVSNLLMPFGALCLSLFTGYIFKKVLAMEELHLDERAWKQGLFQVWLFLLRFIIPIIIIVVFIAQFI
- a CDS encoding helix-turn-helix transcriptional regulator, whose translation is MRKKEDKYDFRAVGLAIKEARIKRGLTREQVGTIIEIDPRYLTNIENKGQHPSTQVLYDLVSLLHVSIDEFFLPTDNLIKSTRRLQIEKYMDSFTDKELSLMEALAKGINEARNIEG
- the manA gene encoding mannose-6-phosphate isomerase, class I, which translates into the protein MSEPLFLQSVMQEKIWGGTKLRDEFGYDIPSEKIGEYWAISAHPNGVSKVANGRYEGTDLATLYAEHRELFGNRPEPVFPLLTKILDANDWLSVQVHPDDAYGLEHEGELGKTECWYIIAADEGSEIIYGHNAKSKEELRQQIEAKDWDGLLTKVPVKAGDFFYVPSGTMHAIGAGILILETQQSSDTTYRVYDFDRKDDNGNLRELHLEKSIDVLNIGEPANSRPVTVKADDLRSTLLVSNDFFAVYKWEITGKVDFEKTADYSLFSVLAGQGQLTVDGKNYPIQKGSHFILPSDVEAWTLEGQGLELIVSHP
- a CDS encoding DUF1697 domain-containing protein; the protein is MEHIILLRGVTPNGKNAIPKMSYLVDILTEAGFQQVRTYIQSGNIILESNLALEKIREQVHTLIKEKIGADLKIIIKNKDDFEKIVQENPFGEHYLYDRIHVIFYQESIQSLPLEKLKIDYGEEEICVGNHCLYLYLPRTAKQKKLNTNYLEKLFNVDLTMRKLNVVEKLLSK
- a CDS encoding excisionase — its product is MKQTDIPIWERYTLTIEEASKYFRIGENKLRRLAEENKNANWLIMNGNRIQIKRKQFEKIIDTLDAI
- a CDS encoding tyrosine-type recombinase/integrase, which encodes MSEKRRDNKGRILKTGESQRKDGRYLYKYIDSFGEPQFVYSWKLVATDRVPAGKRDCISLREKIAELQKDIHDGIDVVGKKMTLCQLYAKQNAQRPKVRKNTETGRKYLMDILKKDKLGVRSIDSIKPSDAKEWAIRMSENGYAYQTINNYKRSLKASFYIAIQDDCVRKNPFDFQLKAVLDDDTVPKTVLTEEQEEKLLAFAKADKTYSKNYDEILILLKTGLRISEFGGLTLPDLDFENRLVNIDHQLLRDTEIGYYIETPKTKSGERQVPMVEEAYQAFKRVLANRKNDKRVEIDGYSDFLFLNRKNYPKVASDYNGMMKGLVKKYNKYNEDKLPHITPHSLRHTFCTNYANAGMNPKALQYIMGHANIAMTLNYYAHATFDSAMAEMKRLNKEKQQERLVA